The Caballeronia sp. NK8 genome includes a window with the following:
- a CDS encoding 2-keto-4-pentenoate hydratase → MTMTVATQVTETIVGRRERAAGILVTARQKNALVERLPSEVLPATLDEGFAIQQEVSAQLGRRTGAWKCALPQTGKVIAAPIYEAEIYRNDVCRMIGPPRASVRAEPELACVLNRDLPPRRDAYSEAEVLDALGQTYLALELLGSRYSHPESLTFAELLADGLFNAGLVIGPRVNLREGATPADLPVELTVSWTRAGEQPVTFAGRHPDCSVLAPIVWLTNFLRVRGVGLHAGQAVITGSYTGALELPVGCELRVGFGDLGTLPITFLS, encoded by the coding sequence ATGACGATGACAGTTGCAACACAGGTCACAGAGACTATCGTCGGTCGGCGCGAACGGGCGGCGGGTATCCTTGTGACAGCGCGCCAAAAAAACGCGCTCGTCGAGCGTCTCCCCTCCGAAGTGCTGCCTGCGACCCTCGATGAAGGTTTCGCAATCCAGCAAGAGGTCAGTGCTCAGCTTGGTCGGCGAACCGGCGCATGGAAATGCGCGCTTCCACAGACTGGCAAGGTCATCGCCGCGCCCATCTATGAAGCTGAGATATATCGGAACGATGTATGCCGCATGATCGGTCCTCCGCGTGCCTCCGTGCGTGCGGAACCGGAACTGGCTTGCGTACTGAACCGCGATCTTCCCCCACGGCGCGACGCTTATAGCGAAGCCGAAGTGCTCGACGCGCTTGGGCAAACGTATCTCGCGCTCGAATTGTTGGGCAGCCGCTACTCGCATCCCGAATCGCTCACGTTCGCTGAACTGCTGGCAGACGGACTTTTCAATGCCGGGCTTGTCATTGGACCCCGCGTTAATTTGCGCGAAGGCGCGACACCGGCCGATTTACCCGTTGAACTCACCGTTAGTTGGACCCGCGCCGGAGAACAACCGGTCACGTTCGCTGGCCGCCATCCTGATTGCAGCGTGCTGGCGCCGATCGTGTGGCTCACCAATTTCCTCCGTGTTCGCGGTGTTGGACTCCACGCGGGTCAGGCCGTCATCACCGGGTCGTACACGGGAGCGCTGGAACTGCCAGTTGGTTGCGAGCTACGTGTTGGTTTCGGCGACCTCGGCACATTGCCGATTACTTTTTTGTCTTGA
- a CDS encoding type II toxin-antitoxin system RelE/ParE family toxin yields the protein MALIVEHVKKFNDGATARRIVNALFDEAERLGQDHFHRLGEELDGYDGPPAREVHRGVCLAGRYELHYEVLPAYAEEPSTIAILRVWDTRQDR from the coding sequence ATGGCGCTGATCGTTGAACACGTAAAGAAATTCAATGATGGCGCGACGGCGCGTCGGATCGTCAACGCGCTGTTCGACGAAGCGGAGCGCCTAGGACAAGATCATTTCCATCGTCTCGGGGAAGAGCTTGACGGTTATGACGGGCCGCCGGCGCGAGAAGTGCACCGCGGGGTCTGCCTCGCTGGTCGATACGAGTTGCATTACGAAGTCCTACCCGCTTACGCTGAAGAACCGAGCACGATTGCTATTTTGCGGGTGTGGGACACTCGCCAAGACCGATAG
- a CDS encoding cupin domain-containing protein, translating into MHNEDTPRYDGPRELARSLSAFARITAVENPWNQEGLRADSEYRDLGLAAVTNGRVGAKHIRALKPFTDPTGWHWHDMTGHYLYVLRGSVTFRFAGVEGDVTLSAGDGLSQPAGVPHNVMWRSDDLEVIEINEPAVYGTWDLEVPPAPWK; encoded by the coding sequence ATGCATAACGAAGACACACCCCGTTACGACGGCCCGCGCGAGCTCGCGCGTTCTCTAAGTGCGTTTGCGCGCATCACCGCGGTCGAGAATCCCTGGAACCAGGAGGGCCTGCGCGCCGATTCTGAGTATCGCGACCTGGGACTCGCAGCGGTAACCAACGGTCGTGTTGGGGCGAAGCACATCCGTGCGCTGAAGCCGTTCACCGATCCTACTGGCTGGCACTGGCACGACATGACGGGGCATTACCTTTATGTGCTGCGCGGATCCGTGACGTTCCGTTTCGCAGGAGTGGAGGGCGACGTGACGCTTAGCGCAGGCGACGGCTTGTCGCAGCCTGCTGGGGTACCGCATAACGTGATGTGGCGCTCCGACGACCTCGAGGTTATCGAGATCAACGAGCCTGCCGTCTACGGGACTTGGGATCTTGAGGTACCCCCAGCGCCCTGGAAGTGA
- a CDS encoding fumarylacetoacetate hydrolase family protein, with protein MRLVRFGQPGHEHPGIIDSSGAIRDLTGIVNDIDGTTVSPSALAKLSKLDLDRLPVVAAGTRLGACVGNIRNLVCIGLNYSDHAEETDTPIPQEPVVFNKHTGSISGPNDPVVLPADAEKLDWEVELGAVIGKPAWQIDEADALNHVAGYCLANDVSERAYQLEREGQWTKGKSGFSFAPLGPWLVTRDEIPDPQVLDLWLDVNGTRRQTGNTRTMIFNVAHIVAYLSRFMPLMAGDVIITGTPPGVGLGQKPPVFLKAGDTMTLGGSGLGTQAQNVVPYVETLGAAWGRSEYPSAL; from the coding sequence ATGCGTCTCGTCCGTTTCGGCCAGCCTGGTCATGAGCACCCCGGTATCATCGATTCGAGCGGCGCGATCCGCGATCTGACCGGCATCGTGAACGACATTGATGGAACGACTGTTTCGCCAAGCGCGCTTGCAAAACTAAGTAAACTTGATTTAGATCGTCTTCCCGTCGTTGCAGCTGGCACACGCCTCGGCGCTTGCGTCGGCAATATACGTAATCTCGTGTGCATTGGGCTGAATTACTCCGATCATGCTGAGGAAACCGACACGCCGATCCCGCAAGAACCTGTCGTGTTTAACAAGCATACGGGTTCAATCAGCGGCCCCAACGATCCGGTCGTTTTGCCCGCAGACGCGGAGAAGTTGGATTGGGAGGTCGAACTCGGCGCGGTAATCGGCAAGCCGGCGTGGCAAATCGACGAAGCCGACGCGCTTAACCATGTGGCGGGTTACTGCCTCGCGAATGATGTCTCGGAACGCGCGTATCAGCTCGAACGTGAAGGCCAGTGGACCAAAGGCAAAAGCGGATTTTCGTTCGCTCCGCTTGGACCGTGGCTGGTAACGCGTGACGAAATTCCCGACCCGCAGGTCCTGGACCTGTGGCTCGACGTCAATGGCACGCGTCGTCAGACCGGCAACACACGGACGATGATCTTCAACGTCGCGCATATCGTGGCGTATCTCAGCCGCTTCATGCCTTTGATGGCTGGCGACGTGATCATTACGGGAACCCCTCCCGGTGTAGGTCTCGGTCAGAAACCGCCCGTCTTCCTGAAAGCAGGCGACACGATGACGCTCGGCGGCAGCGGACTCGGAACGCAGGCCCAAAACGTTGTGCCGTACGTGGAGACTCTCGGCGCAGCCTGGGGCCGCAGCGAATACCCATCGGCACTTTAA
- a CDS encoding MFS transporter — translation MDRSTSAQPRRERQSKIAAASGWIGSALEYYDFLIYATAASLVFPQLFFPAGNSTVAIIASLATFGVGYVARPVGAMVLGHVGDRHGRKTVLIFCMFLMGISTMGVGLLPTYQQVGVWAPVMLVILRLVQGFAVAGELSGASSMILEHAPFGRRGYFTSFTIQGSQAGQLLAFGVFLPLAHFMPKDQFASWGWRIPFLFSVVVIIVGYIIRRQVRETPTFAQERAHGQVPGSPVAEVLRQNWGDVLRVVCMALTAVVVFLATVFGTTYAVQPAYGIGFPAGVYLWIPVLGNVCSVILIPFVGSLSDKIGRRPPVLVGALSAGLFSFGFLYAISIHNLWLSLIFSALMWGIAYQGFNGVFPSLFPELFRPRVRVTGMAIGQNVGTTLSAVIPALFVAVAPPGSTNIPLKIGFLTFGICLVAAFAAFTTRETYRLRLDDLGDPNAIPVPKAEYERLRRQSMGATSKNGAESGFVHKVRS, via the coding sequence ATGGATCGAAGCACCTCTGCCCAGCCGCGTCGGGAGCGCCAGTCAAAAATTGCAGCGGCCAGCGGCTGGATTGGGTCAGCACTTGAGTATTACGACTTCCTCATCTACGCGACTGCAGCGTCATTGGTCTTTCCGCAGCTTTTCTTCCCCGCTGGAAATTCCACAGTGGCGATCATCGCGTCACTGGCGACGTTCGGTGTTGGCTATGTCGCCCGTCCAGTAGGCGCTATGGTGCTCGGCCACGTCGGCGATCGCCACGGTCGGAAGACGGTGTTGATTTTCTGCATGTTCCTAATGGGTATTTCGACGATGGGCGTGGGACTCTTGCCCACGTATCAGCAGGTCGGCGTCTGGGCGCCGGTGATGCTCGTCATTCTCCGGCTCGTTCAAGGGTTCGCCGTTGCAGGAGAGCTTTCCGGTGCCAGCTCCATGATTCTTGAACACGCACCGTTTGGTCGACGCGGCTACTTCACAAGCTTTACCATCCAAGGGTCTCAAGCTGGGCAGCTCCTGGCGTTTGGGGTCTTCCTGCCCCTCGCGCATTTCATGCCAAAAGACCAATTCGCTTCCTGGGGCTGGCGCATTCCGTTCCTGTTCAGCGTTGTCGTTATCATTGTTGGTTACATCATCCGCCGCCAGGTTCGCGAAACCCCGACTTTTGCCCAGGAGCGGGCTCACGGTCAGGTTCCCGGCTCACCCGTCGCCGAAGTCCTGCGACAGAATTGGGGCGATGTTTTGCGCGTCGTTTGCATGGCGCTCACCGCCGTCGTCGTATTTCTCGCCACGGTGTTCGGCACTACGTACGCGGTACAGCCAGCCTACGGCATCGGCTTTCCTGCCGGAGTCTATCTCTGGATTCCGGTTCTCGGTAACGTCTGCTCGGTCATACTGATTCCCTTCGTTGGCAGTCTTTCAGACAAGATTGGCCGAAGGCCGCCAGTACTTGTCGGCGCCTTAAGCGCCGGCCTGTTTTCCTTCGGCTTCCTCTACGCGATCAGCATTCACAACCTCTGGCTCTCGCTAATTTTCTCAGCGCTCATGTGGGGCATTGCCTACCAGGGCTTCAACGGAGTGTTCCCCAGCCTGTTCCCAGAACTCTTCCGACCGCGGGTGCGCGTGACGGGAATGGCCATCGGACAGAATGTCGGGACGACTTTGTCGGCGGTGATCCCCGCACTTTTTGTCGCTGTCGCGCCCCCTGGGTCCACCAACATCCCCTTGAAGATCGGTTTCCTCACATTCGGCATTTGTCTCGTTGCCGCGTTTGCCGCATTCACTACTCGGGAAACTTACCGCCTCCGCCTCGACGATCTCGGCGACCCCAACGCTATTCCTGTGCCAAAGGCCGAATATGAACGCCTGCGCAGACAATCGATGGGCGCGACGAGCAAGAATGGCGCTGAATCGGGGTTTGTCCACAAAGTCCGCTCTTAA
- a CDS encoding MFS transporter, with amino-acid sequence MNVSTPVEADRQRQSRIAAASGWIGSALEYYDFFIYATAASLLFPQLFFPAGNPTVAIIASLATFGVGYVARPIGAMVLGHVGDRHGRKTVLIFCMLLMGISTMGVGLLPTYQQVGLWAPVMLVTLRLIQGFAVAGEVSGASSMILEHAPFGRRGYFASFTLQGVQAGQLLAAAVFLPLAHFMSKEHFASWGWRIPFLLSFVVIVMGFIIRRQVDETPAFSEEQAHGEVPSSPVVEVLRQSWDDVLRVICMALVAVIALLATVFGAAYAVQPAYGIGFPVGVFLWIPVLGNICSVILIPLVGNLSDKIGRRPPVLAGVLSAGVLSFGYLYAISIHSLWLTMVLSVLMWGIAYQGFNGVFPSLFPELFRTRVRVTGMAIGQNVGTTLAALTPTLFVAVAPPGTANIPLKIGSLTLGICLVAAFAAFTTRETYRMRLNDLGDRKAIPVPKAEYERLRGEAMTGSIKTADAQHLGNQVRS; translated from the coding sequence ATGAACGTTAGCACCCCGGTTGAGGCTGATCGTCAGCGCCAGTCCAGGATAGCCGCAGCTAGCGGCTGGATTGGCTCAGCGCTTGAGTACTACGACTTCTTTATTTATGCGACCGCAGCGTCGTTGCTCTTCCCGCAACTCTTCTTCCCCGCGGGGAACCCGACGGTTGCCATCATCGCATCACTGGCGACCTTTGGCGTTGGTTACGTCGCCCGACCAATAGGCGCGATGGTGCTCGGCCACGTCGGCGACCGGCACGGCCGGAAGACGGTGCTGATTTTCTGCATGTTATTAATGGGTATTTCGACGATGGGTGTGGGACTCTTGCCCACGTATCAGCAGGTCGGCCTCTGGGCGCCCGTGATGCTGGTCACCCTTCGGCTCATTCAAGGGTTCGCCGTTGCAGGAGAGGTTTCCGGTGCCAGCTCCATGATTCTTGAGCACGCACCGTTCGGTCGGCGCGGCTACTTTGCAAGCTTCACCCTCCAAGGGGTGCAAGCCGGACAGCTGCTGGCAGCGGCGGTCTTCTTGCCGCTCGCGCATTTCATGTCGAAAGAACACTTCGCCTCCTGGGGATGGCGGATCCCATTTCTCCTTAGCTTTGTCGTTATCGTCATGGGTTTCATTATTCGCCGTCAGGTTGACGAAACCCCTGCCTTCTCTGAGGAGCAGGCTCACGGCGAAGTACCTTCGTCACCAGTCGTGGAGGTCCTCCGACAGAGTTGGGACGATGTCTTGCGCGTCATTTGCATGGCGCTCGTCGCGGTCATCGCGCTTCTTGCTACGGTGTTCGGCGCGGCATACGCAGTCCAGCCGGCCTACGGAATCGGCTTTCCTGTGGGCGTCTTTCTTTGGATTCCGGTTCTTGGAAACATTTGCTCGGTCATACTGATTCCCCTCGTCGGCAACCTCTCTGACAAAATCGGCCGCCGGCCGCCAGTTCTTGCCGGCGTGCTCAGCGCCGGGGTGCTCTCTTTCGGATATCTGTACGCCATCAGCATCCATAGTCTCTGGCTCACAATGGTTCTTTCCGTGCTGATGTGGGGCATCGCCTACCAAGGCTTCAATGGTGTGTTTCCGAGCCTTTTTCCAGAACTCTTCCGCACGCGAGTGCGCGTGACAGGAATGGCCATCGGACAAAACGTTGGGACGACGCTCGCAGCACTGACGCCCACACTCTTCGTAGCGGTCGCGCCTCCCGGCACCGCCAACATTCCGCTGAAAATCGGCTCGCTAACGTTGGGCATCTGCCTTGTGGCTGCATTCGCCGCTTTCACGACGCGGGAAACTTACCGCATGCGCCTCAACGACCTTGGCGACCGCAAGGCGATCCCGGTCCCCAAAGCCGAGTACGAGCGCTTGAGGGGCGAAGCGATGACTGGATCAATCAAAACTGCCGATGCGCAACATCTCGGAAATCAGGTTCGTTCGTAG
- a CDS encoding IclR family transcriptional regulator translates to MRVVKGAVDRSLQAIELLAREARWMRMSDIAAELELEKGPAHRVLAQLCEQGWAEQDEQTSQYRLTLKLSLLGQRYLYGLGLPGLVQPILDEVAAQCHELVRLTVVNEGTLAWFAASQGAAPGLMYSPSMHSPIALHATSVGKVWLASMSNDDAVGVALRGGLGRPNGAGTSKAINSVERLIPELELTRQRGYGLVVEEAEPGVVAMAVTVRSLIDGAVVGTMSIAGPVLRIPPERYDAFHALLRESSTKLGAVWPRQSIDRDVNQAA, encoded by the coding sequence ATGAGAGTTGTCAAGGGAGCAGTTGACCGATCGCTTCAAGCGATCGAGTTGCTCGCACGTGAGGCGCGCTGGATGCGAATGTCCGATATCGCCGCTGAACTCGAGCTTGAGAAAGGGCCTGCCCATCGAGTGCTTGCGCAGCTTTGCGAGCAAGGTTGGGCTGAGCAAGATGAGCAGACTTCGCAGTACCGCTTGACATTAAAGCTGTCTTTACTCGGTCAGCGATACCTGTACGGACTTGGATTACCGGGCCTAGTGCAGCCAATCCTCGATGAAGTCGCAGCTCAGTGCCATGAACTGGTGCGACTGACAGTGGTGAATGAAGGGACGCTCGCCTGGTTCGCTGCGTCTCAAGGCGCGGCGCCTGGGCTGATGTATTCGCCGTCCATGCATAGTCCTATCGCCTTGCACGCCACGTCGGTCGGAAAGGTATGGCTGGCGTCAATGTCGAACGACGACGCAGTCGGCGTCGCATTGCGTGGCGGGCTTGGCCGGCCCAACGGCGCAGGTACATCGAAGGCGATCAATAGCGTTGAGCGCTTGATACCAGAGCTCGAACTGACAAGGCAACGCGGATATGGTCTGGTCGTGGAGGAGGCGGAGCCAGGTGTGGTCGCGATGGCTGTGACCGTGCGTTCGTTGATTGACGGGGCGGTAGTCGGGACGATGAGTATCGCTGGGCCGGTCTTGCGCATACCGCCAGAGCGTTACGACGCCTTTCATGCGTTACTGCGCGAATCGTCCACGAAACTGGGAGCGGTCTGGCCGCGACAGAGCATCGATAGGGACGTCAACCAGGCGGCTTGA
- a CDS encoding RES family NAD+ phosphorylase translates to MDEVVTATSGRFLPSPPDDLNVLVKRTRWNTFRLIHRVHHRQYAGNAFNPGIKGNARFSPIKTSAGHPIPTLYGGTTVECAAMETVFHDVPYAPGLKTYEKPKLETQRHTVLAPRRDLILADLSNVPLRKLGIERSQLIDTEADCYPYTRSWGAALHDQCPDIDGLCWVSRQHDRKLALIIFGDRARVEDLTHLDGPTHLTGDLNLYSLILSLALELGVNLVERPLSNGPGLDWRVRVRRSSGSTHSPPSCDCSAKARSRYDFPSSHPHAEAVEFVSANA, encoded by the coding sequence ATGGATGAAGTTGTCACGGCGACGTCAGGACGCTTCTTGCCGTCGCCACCTGATGATCTGAATGTCTTGGTCAAGCGCACGCGATGGAACACCTTTCGACTGATCCATCGCGTGCATCATCGGCAGTATGCGGGCAACGCCTTCAATCCCGGCATCAAAGGAAACGCTCGGTTCAGCCCCATCAAAACCAGCGCGGGACACCCTATTCCAACACTCTACGGGGGCACCACGGTCGAGTGCGCTGCAATGGAAACTGTCTTCCATGACGTTCCCTATGCTCCGGGCCTGAAAACCTACGAGAAGCCGAAGCTCGAGACGCAGCGACACACCGTGCTTGCTCCGCGGCGCGACCTTATTTTGGCGGACCTGAGCAACGTTCCCCTGCGCAAGCTCGGCATCGAGCGCTCGCAGCTGATCGATACGGAAGCAGATTGCTACCCGTACACCCGTAGCTGGGGCGCAGCACTGCATGACCAGTGTCCGGATATCGACGGACTCTGTTGGGTCTCACGTCAGCATGACCGGAAACTCGCCTTGATCATTTTTGGCGATCGGGCTCGCGTCGAAGATCTTACGCATCTCGATGGACCTACCCATTTGACGGGCGATCTGAACCTCTACAGCTTAATCCTTTCCCTTGCTTTGGAACTGGGCGTAAATCTAGTCGAGAGGCCGTTATCGAATGGTCCAGGCCTGGATTGGCGAGTGAGGGTCCGGAGATCTTCAGGCTCTACGCACTCGCCACCGAGCTGCGACTGTTCAGCAAAAGCGCGTTCAAGATACGACTTCCCCTCGTCACACCCTCACGCGGAAGCGGTGGAGTTCGTATCGGCGAATGCTTAA
- a CDS encoding porin: MRTFHVTKAVVVAATACSAAAPAFAQSSVTLYGIVDDSIVYQSSQTSLGSTSGGRSNVKTASGIWAGSRFGLKGGEDLGGGTKAIFQLESGFNINNGAQQYTNAMFGRQAWIGLTNQNFGTFTLGRQYTSYYTLMAPYSPTNWLTGYFGAHPGDVDALDTIYRANNSIVYTSPQFYGVTVSGSYSLAGVPDSAYRGSTWSAAIQYQQGSVGATVAFMRLNNSTVGGGVYGADSTMNSAGQSGVSAVTNGYQGAQAQNRFALGLGYVFNSAWDLSATYTNVQYIPGVLSKFTDEQVFNTAGTVLHWKATTAWDFAAGYSYTWASKANGIDNAASYHQFNLSQYYALSKRTGFYALEAFQRANGRTLGTPTFTAAGAVNRQIDATATVGDGFQSTPSSSRSMFAAGVGIVHRF; the protein is encoded by the coding sequence ATGAGGACTTTTCACGTGACCAAGGCCGTCGTCGTCGCGGCAACGGCATGCTCAGCCGCTGCGCCGGCGTTCGCACAAAGCAGTGTCACGCTGTACGGCATCGTCGATGATTCGATCGTCTATCAAAGCAGTCAGACCTCGCTCGGTTCTACGAGTGGCGGCCGCTCGAACGTCAAGACGGCGTCGGGCATCTGGGCGGGCAGCCGTTTCGGGCTGAAGGGCGGCGAGGATCTGGGCGGCGGCACCAAGGCCATTTTCCAGTTGGAATCGGGCTTCAACATCAACAACGGCGCGCAGCAATACACGAACGCGATGTTCGGCCGTCAAGCTTGGATCGGTCTGACGAACCAGAATTTCGGTACGTTCACGTTAGGTCGCCAGTACACGTCGTACTACACGCTGATGGCGCCGTACAGCCCGACGAACTGGCTGACCGGCTACTTCGGCGCGCATCCGGGCGATGTGGACGCGCTGGACACAATCTACCGCGCGAATAACTCGATCGTCTATACGTCGCCGCAGTTCTACGGCGTGACGGTCAGCGGCTCGTACTCGCTCGCAGGCGTGCCCGACAGCGCATACCGCGGCTCAACGTGGTCGGCTGCGATCCAGTATCAGCAAGGCTCTGTCGGTGCTACCGTTGCCTTCATGCGCTTAAACAACTCGACTGTCGGCGGCGGCGTCTACGGCGCGGATTCGACCATGAACTCGGCTGGCCAGTCGGGCGTGTCGGCGGTAACGAACGGCTATCAAGGCGCGCAGGCGCAAAATCGCTTCGCGCTCGGCCTAGGCTACGTATTTAACAGCGCGTGGGATCTCTCGGCGACGTACACAAACGTTCAGTACATCCCGGGAGTGTTGTCCAAGTTCACCGATGAGCAAGTCTTTAATACCGCTGGCACCGTGCTGCACTGGAAGGCTACGACGGCATGGGACTTTGCTGCCGGCTACAGCTACACGTGGGCGAGCAAGGCGAACGGCATCGACAACGCAGCGTCCTACCACCAGTTCAATCTGTCCCAGTACTACGCGTTGTCGAAACGTACCGGCTTCTACGCATTGGAAGCCTTCCAACGCGCGAACGGCCGCACGCTCGGTACACCGACATTCACGGCAGCCGGCGCGGTCAACCGTCAGATCGACGCAACTGCGACGGTAGGCGACGGCTTCCAGTCAACTCCGTCGTCATCGCGCAGTATGTTCGCAGCAGGCGTAGGCATTGTTCACCGCTTCTAA
- a CDS encoding UxaA family hydrolase, protein MSLNSADTLKPSTASMSVRVIRLNPADDVVIALEQLVAGTVLDEEAVTVSGLIPPGHKVATRDIGQGEAVHRYGQVIGFASQPIRAGQHVHTHNLAMGDFARDYAFGQGARPTVRSDEPATFQGIIRSDGRVATRNYIGILTSVNCSATVARAIADHFRRDIHPEELAAFPNVDGVVALTHGSGCAIDSEGDGLAMLQRTLGGYACHPNFASILVVGLGCETNQISRLFKTQGLREHDRLRTFTIQDSGGTTQTIAKGIELVRRMLPDANNVRREPVSASHLKVGLQCGGSDGYSGITANPVLGAAVDLLVQHGGTAILSETPEIYGAEHLLTRRAETREVGRKLVDRINWWEAYAHRLGAQMNNNPSAGNKAGGLTTVLEKSLGGIAKAGSTNLTEVYEYAQPVTARGLVFMDTPGYDPVSATGQVAGGANLICFTTGRGSAYGCSPAPSVKLATNTALWQRQADDMDLNCGEVLEGRATIEQLGQVLFELLLDVASGTRSRSELHGYGQNEFVPWQISAIM, encoded by the coding sequence ATGTCGTTGAATAGTGCCGACACATTAAAGCCATCCACCGCGTCGATGTCGGTTCGTGTGATAAGGCTCAATCCTGCCGACGACGTCGTGATCGCGCTCGAACAGCTCGTTGCCGGCACGGTGCTCGACGAAGAAGCGGTGACGGTGTCGGGACTGATTCCGCCCGGTCACAAAGTAGCGACGCGGGACATCGGTCAGGGCGAGGCGGTGCACCGCTACGGCCAAGTGATCGGCTTCGCGAGTCAGCCCATCCGCGCAGGGCAGCACGTACACACCCATAATCTCGCGATGGGCGACTTTGCGCGGGATTATGCATTTGGTCAGGGGGCGCGTCCGACGGTACGGTCGGACGAGCCCGCAACCTTTCAGGGCATTATCCGCTCAGACGGTCGTGTCGCCACACGCAACTACATCGGGATTCTCACCTCGGTCAATTGCTCCGCCACCGTTGCACGGGCCATTGCGGATCATTTTCGCCGTGACATCCATCCCGAAGAACTGGCGGCATTCCCGAATGTCGATGGTGTCGTCGCCCTTACCCATGGCTCCGGTTGTGCCATCGACTCTGAAGGCGATGGTCTTGCGATGCTGCAGCGCACGCTTGGGGGGTATGCTTGCCATCCGAACTTCGCAAGTATACTGGTAGTCGGTCTCGGTTGTGAAACGAATCAGATCTCGCGACTTTTTAAGACGCAGGGACTTCGAGAACACGACCGCTTGCGGACGTTCACGATCCAAGATAGCGGTGGTACCACGCAGACGATCGCGAAAGGTATCGAACTGGTGCGGCGCATGTTGCCCGACGCAAACAATGTGAGGCGCGAGCCGGTCAGCGCAAGTCATCTCAAGGTCGGTCTCCAATGTGGAGGATCTGACGGATACTCTGGCATCACGGCAAATCCAGTGCTGGGGGCTGCTGTTGATCTGTTGGTGCAACACGGTGGCACTGCGATTCTCTCGGAGACGCCTGAGATTTACGGCGCCGAGCACCTACTAACGCGCCGCGCCGAAACGCGAGAGGTGGGTCGGAAGCTCGTTGATCGAATTAACTGGTGGGAAGCCTATGCGCACCGACTAGGCGCGCAAATGAACAACAATCCGTCTGCAGGCAATAAGGCCGGCGGTTTGACGACCGTTCTTGAAAAATCGCTGGGAGGCATCGCGAAAGCCGGTTCGACCAATCTGACCGAAGTGTACGAGTACGCCCAGCCGGTCACGGCACGCGGCCTTGTCTTCATGGACACGCCAGGCTATGACCCTGTGTCGGCAACGGGCCAGGTAGCAGGCGGTGCGAACCTTATCTGCTTTACAACGGGACGTGGTTCAGCTTACGGCTGCTCGCCCGCGCCCTCCGTCAAACTTGCGACCAACACAGCACTTTGGCAACGACAGGCCGACGATATGGACTTGAACTGCGGAGAAGTGTTGGAAGGACGAGCGACGATTGAACAACTGGGACAAGTGCTCTTCGAATTGCTACTCGATGTCGCCTCAGGTACCCGTTCTCGCAGTGAGCTGCATGGCTACGGACAAAACGAATTCGTACCTTGGCAGATCAGCGCAATCATGTGA
- a CDS encoding CopG family ribbon-helix-helix protein → MVAETRTLTAQVPIELAQEVDALSELLERPRQWIVKKALVQFLAREAEKRRLIQEGLDDVSAGRMVSMEQARAWANSIGTDEEQPVPKA, encoded by the coding sequence ATGGTTGCTGAGACTCGCACGCTAACGGCGCAGGTGCCGATTGAGTTGGCTCAGGAAGTGGATGCCCTGTCTGAGTTGCTCGAGCGACCTCGTCAATGGATCGTCAAGAAAGCATTAGTTCAGTTTCTTGCACGTGAAGCGGAGAAGCGCCGTTTGATTCAAGAAGGTTTAGACGACGTAAGCGCCGGACGAATGGTATCAATGGAACAAGCCCGCGCTTGGGCCAACAGTATTGGAACGGACGAAGAACAACCGGTGCCCAAAGCGTGA